A region of the Gemmobacter fulvus genome:
CCGGCTGTTTGCGCTGCCGCCCGAGGCACGCAGCGCGTTCTTGCGCGATTTTGCCGCCACGAACTATTCGGTGGCCGATGCCGATCTGATCGCCCGGCTTTATGAGCTGTTCTATGAACAAGAGGTGCAGGGCGGCACGCGGCTGCGGCTGCTGCGCGAGACCAGAGTGGCCTCGGTGCGCAGCCAGGGCGCGGGCGTAGTGCTGGAGATGGTGGGAGGGGCCGAGGCCGCGCCGCAGAGCGAAGCCTATGATCTGGTGATCCTCGCCACCGGCTATCGTCGCGCGCTGTCAGAGACGGTGCTGGCGGGACTGCTCCCCTGGATGACCGGCAGCCAGCCAGGGCGGGATTACCGCCTGCCGATGGCTCCCCGCTTTGCGCCGCAGATTTTCGTGCAGGGATATAGTGAGGCAACCCATGGGCTGAGTGATACCTTGCTGTCGGTGCTGCCCGCCCGCGCGCAGGAAATCGCGGCGGCGCTGGCCCCGCCCTCTGATGCGGCGCGGCGGCCCGTGCTGGCGGCGGAATAACCCGTTACGGCGTTGTGGGCCCCGCCCCCTTTGCCGGGGGGCGGACAGCCATGCGCGACACAACTATGGAGTGAATATTCTGTGATATAAACACCCTATTGCGCGAAGTCGCGGGCTGTGGCATGTGCTGCGGCATCCACTCAGGCGCTTTGGCGCAGGCAGATATCCCCCTCATCCGCACCCGTCGTTCCCGCTTCGGGGGCGCTGTGCTGCTCTGCCGCGTGAGATCACCCTATGCCCGCTCGTCTGCCCTGCACCCAGGCTACAACCCCGACGAAAGCTGCCACCCACCAGACGCCCGCGCCGCGTCCGGCGCCGATTCAGGACAATGTGCTGGCCGAACTCATGCGCAACCATCGGGTGCTGCTGTGCGAGGCGATCCGTATTCTGGGCTCGCGTGACCGGGCCGAGGATGTGTTGCAGGATGCGGCGCTGCGCTGCCTGACCAGTGGCGCGCCCGATACCGCCAAGGAGCCGCGCCACTATGCGCGCCGCATGGTGCGCAACCTCGCGCTGGATCATCTGCGGCGCGACAAGAAAGCCGCGGCACATGCCGGGGATGAAACCCTGATCCCGGCCTGCCCGGCGCAGGATCCCGAACAGCGGCTTGCGGGCAAACAGGCGCTGCATCTGCTGGCCGGGGCGCTCTGCGCGATGCCGGACCGCAGCCGTGAGCTGTTCTTGCGCCACCGCCTGCGGGATGCGCCGCAAAAACAGCTGGCCACAGATTTCGGCCTGTCGCCCGCGCGGGTGAACACGCTGATTGCCGAGGCGCATCAGCGCGCCGTTTGTGCCACCGAAGCCGCGCGGGGCGGCTGAGCGCCGGTCAGGGTTTGCGCGCCGTCAGGATGAAGCGGTCATAGACCCGCGTGCGCAGCCGGTTGCGCAGCCCGTTGACCCGCCGTTGCGCGCGGGCAATGGCGCTGTGCGAATGGGTCGTTACCTGCACAAACCCGGCTTCGGTCAGCATCGGGGTCAGCCGGGCGGCGGTGAGCCCCTCGGCAAAGGGCAGTTGCCGCATGATGGCGGCATGGCGCGGCCCCAGCGCCCCGTCATAATTGGGGTCCGGCGACAACCGGTCCCACAGGGCCAGCGCCCGGGCGGCCCATCGGCCATGGCGGGATGGGTGTGCCCAATTGCCATCATAGACCAGCAGCCGCCCGCCGGGGCGCAACAGCCGGAACCAATCGGCAAAGGCGGTTTCGGGCTCGGTCAAGGTCCAGACCAGATGGCGGCACAGGATCGCGTCATAGCTGGCCGAAGGTTCCATCGTCTGCCCGGCATCGGCCAGCAGAAAGCGCAGGCGCGGTTTGCCCGCATGTTTCGCCCGCGCCACCGCCAGCATCGCCTCCGAGAAGTCCAGTGCCGTCACATCATGGCCCAGATCATGCACCAGCCGCGTCACCTCGCCGGTGCCGCAGGCCAGCTCCAGCACGCGCAGCGGGGTGGGGCCCAGATGGTCGCGCATCGGCTGTGCCCAGGTATCGGCCTCCACCCCCGGTGCGATGCGGTGGCCAAAGGCCAGATCAAAGGTTTCCGACCGGCGCGACCAATATTCGCGGATCTCGTCACGCAACTGGTGATTGGCGGTCATGGCGCAGGGATCCTGGCCAGAATCTCGTCAAAGCGCTGCCGCGCGCGGGGCGGCAGATCCTGCGGCAGGGTGGGCGGCAAGGGCGCATCGCCCACCGCGATCAGCATCACCATGCCCATGGCAAAATGCGGGCTGCATTTGATGCCGTAGATCCCCGGCGCGGTCAGCGTGATCTCGAACACCTCGCCCAGACGGCTTTTGAACGGCGTGGCACCCTCGGGCAGCATGCTGTCGATGGTCGCGGCATTGTGGCCCTTGGCCGTCGGCACAAAGCGCACGGTATCGCCGGGGGCAATGCGCAGGAAATCCGGCGCATAGGGCATCGGCCCCTGCGCATTGCGGTTGAGCATTTCCACCTCATGCAGCTCGGCCTGTGCCGGAATGGCAAAGAGGGTGGCAAGGGTGAACAACAGGATACGCAACATGGCAGGTCTTTCAGCAATGGGTCAGGCGATGGGGGCAAACCGCAGATGCGTGCTGCCATCGGTGGGATCGGTCAGGCTGCGGGCCATGACGCCGAACACGTCGCGCAGGCAGGCGGGGGTCAGCACATCGGCCGGGGGACCGATTGCCAGAAGCCGCCCCTGATGCAGCACGGCAACCCGGTCGCAGCCCATCGCCTGATTGAGGTCATGCAGCGCGATCACCGAAGTCACCGGCAGGCTGGAGACCAGCCGCAGGATCGACAGCTGATGGCGGATGTCCAGATGATTGGTGGGTTCGTCCAGCAGCAGCAGTTCGGGGCGCTGTGCCAAGGCGCGGGCGATGTGCAGCCTTTGCCGTTCGCCGCCCGAGAGGGTTGCCCAGGGACGGGTGGCATGGTCCTGCATCGCGACTGTAGCAAGGGCGGCGCTGACGATACTGTCATCGGCCTCGGACCAGGGCGACAGCGCGGTGAGCCATGGCGTGCGCCCCAGTTCAACCGCCTGCCGCGCCGTCAGTTTTTCGGCGGTGTCGGCATGTTGTTCCACCAGTGCCACCTGCTGCGCAATGGCGCGGCGGGTGAGGGTATCCAGCGGGCGGCCTTGCAGATGCACACGGCCTGTGGCGGGGCGCAGCAGTCCGGCCAGCAGCCGCAGCAGCGTGGATTTGCCCGATCCGTTTGGGCCGATCAGGCCCAGCGTCTCGCCCCGCGCCACCTGCATCGTCAGCGCGTGCAGCAGCGGCTTGCCTTTGACGGCATAGGACAGGTTCTGCACCGTGATCATGGCCGACGCCCCCCCCGGATCAGGATCAGCGCAAAGGCCGGTGCCCCGGCCAGCGCGGTGATCACGCCAATGGGCAGCACCTGACCGGGGATGATGGTGCGCGACACCACATCGGCGACGATCAGGAACACCGCCCCCATCAGCGCTGAGGCAGGCAGCAACCTGCCATGGCACGGCCCGACCAGAAAGCGCGCGGCATGGGGGATCACCAGCCCGACAAAGCCGATGGAGCCGACCATCGACACCATCACCGCCGTCACCAGCGCCGCCGCCGCAATCAGCACCAGTTGCACGCGGCGCACCGGAACCCCCAGCGCCGCCGCCGCATCCGCCCCAAAGGCAAAGGCATCCAGCGCGCGGGCATGAAAGCGGCAGATGATCCAGCCGATCAGCGCGATCGGCACCGCCAGCCAGACATCGGGCCAGCGCACCCCGCTGAGGTTGCCCATCAGCCAGAACATGATGCCGCGCGCCTGATCGGCATTGGCCGATTTGGCGATGATGAAGGCGGTGAGGGCGTTGAACAGCTGCGATCCGGCGATGCCCGCCAGCACGATCTGCGCCGCCCCCGATGCGCCCACGCCGCCACCTGCGGCCCGGGCCAGTGCGGCCACCAGCCCAAAGGCCAGCAGCGCCCCGAGAAACGCGCCGAAGGACAGCGACAACATGCCCGCCCCCAGACCCGCGATGGTCACGGCAACAGCCCCGGTCGAGGCCCCGGCAGAAATGCCAAGGATATAGGGATCGGCCAGCGCATTGCGCAGCAACGCCTGCAACACCGCCCCCGACAGCGCCAGACCCGCCCCGCAAGAGGCCGCCGTGATGGCGCGGGTCAGCCGGTAGTTCCAGATGATGCCCTCATCCACCGGATCCAGCACATAACCCGCCCCGAACAGCTTGTTGGCGAGGGTCTGAAGCACCACCACGGGCGGCATCGGGGTTTCGCCGATCATCACGCCTGCCAGAATGGCCGCTGCAAGCCCCAGCAAGGCCAGACCGCCGGTGCCGATCCGGCGGCGCGAGGTGCCAAGGCTTGCAGCGGCGAGGCTCATTGTGCCAGCCCGAACGCTTGCAGCGCCTGGCCCAGTTGCTCCAGCCCGCTG
Encoded here:
- a CDS encoding sigma-70 family RNA polymerase sigma factor; the encoded protein is MPARLPCTQATTPTKAATHQTPAPRPAPIQDNVLAELMRNHRVLLCEAIRILGSRDRAEDVLQDAALRCLTSGAPDTAKEPRHYARRMVRNLALDHLRRDKKAAAHAGDETLIPACPAQDPEQRLAGKQALHLLAGALCAMPDRSRELFLRHRLRDAPQKQLATDFGLSPARVNTLIAEAHQRAVCATEAARGG
- a CDS encoding class I SAM-dependent methyltransferase — encoded protein: MTANHQLRDEIREYWSRRSETFDLAFGHRIAPGVEADTWAQPMRDHLGPTPLRVLELACGTGEVTRLVHDLGHDVTALDFSEAMLAVARAKHAGKPRLRFLLADAGQTMEPSASYDAILCRHLVWTLTEPETAFADWFRLLRPGGRLLVYDGNWAHPSRHGRWAARALALWDRLSPDPNYDGALGPRHAAIMRQLPFAEGLTAARLTPMLTEAGFVQVTTHSHSAIARAQRRVNGLRNRLRTRVYDRFILTARKP
- a CDS encoding pseudoazurin, which translates into the protein MLRILLFTLATLFAIPAQAELHEVEMLNRNAQGPMPYAPDFLRIAPGDTVRFVPTAKGHNAATIDSMLPEGATPFKSRLGEVFEITLTAPGIYGIKCSPHFAMGMVMLIAVGDAPLPPTLPQDLPPRARQRFDEILARIPAP
- a CDS encoding FecCD family ABC transporter permease produces the protein MSLAAASLGTSRRRIGTGGLALLGLAAAILAGVMIGETPMPPVVVLQTLANKLFGAGYVLDPVDEGIIWNYRLTRAITAASCGAGLALSGAVLQALLRNALADPYILGISAGASTGAVAVTIAGLGAGMLSLSFGAFLGALLAFGLVAALARAAGGGVGASGAAQIVLAGIAGSQLFNALTAFIIAKSANADQARGIMFWLMGNLSGVRWPDVWLAVPIALIGWIICRFHARALDAFAFGADAAAALGVPVRRVQLVLIAAAALVTAVMVSMVGSIGFVGLVIPHAARFLVGPCHGRLLPASALMGAVFLIVADVVSRTIIPGQVLPIGVITALAGAPAFALILIRGGRRP